From Bacteroidales bacterium, one genomic window encodes:
- the rpsA gene encoding 30S ribosomal protein S1 yields the protein MSKEKPIVENEETTEAPVRKKEESLDSYKEEVADASAQPKKRKSNVSVDPAKFNWDEFEKAADYGAPKEEVEKEYDNTFSKVIENEVVEGTVTAMTKREVMVNIGYKSEGVISISEFRYNPDLKVGDKVDVYVENVEDKNGKLIVSHKKACSLKSWDRVNEAFDKGEIVKGYIKCRTKGGMIVDVFGIEAFLPGSQIDVKPIRDYDVFVNKTMEFKVVKINHEFRNVVLSHKTLIEAELEAQKAQIISKLEKGQVLEGTVKNITSYGVFVDLGGVDGLIHITDLSWGRINNPEEVVKLDQKINVVILDFDEEKKRIALGLKQLTPHPWDSLDPNLKVGDKVKGKVVVIMDYGAFVEIQPGIEGLIHVSEMSWSSHLRSAQDFLKLGDEVEAQVLTLDREEHKMSLGMKQLKADPWATIMDKYPVGSKHTAIVRNFTNFGVFVELEEGVDGLVHISDLSWTKKIKHPSEFTALGDQLEVVVLEIDKDNRRLSLGHKQLEENPWDTFETIFTVGSVHNGTIVSFNEKGATVALEYGIEGFAPAKGLVKEDGTTAKAEEKLDFKVIEFNKGAKKIVLSHSRIAEDKKREANGEKPVAEAKASESENTKKAVKKVKANVEKTTLGDISELADLKKEMDKEAKAEKAEKKEEKAE from the coding sequence ATGAGTAAAGAGAAACCAATCGTGGAAAATGAGGAGACTACAGAAGCTCCCGTCCGCAAGAAAGAAGAATCATTAGATTCTTACAAAGAGGAAGTTGCAGATGCTTCCGCACAACCTAAAAAAAGAAAAAGCAACGTTTCAGTTGACCCTGCTAAGTTCAACTGGGATGAATTTGAGAAGGCTGCAGATTACGGCGCACCTAAAGAAGAAGTAGAGAAAGAGTATGACAATACATTCTCTAAAGTTATTGAGAATGAAGTTGTTGAAGGAACCGTTACCGCTATGACAAAGAGAGAGGTAATGGTAAACATCGGCTACAAGAGCGAGGGTGTCATTTCAATAAGCGAGTTTAGATATAATCCGGATCTTAAAGTTGGAGACAAAGTAGACGTTTACGTTGAGAATGTTGAGGACAAGAACGGTAAGTTAATAGTATCACATAAGAAAGCATGCTCTCTTAAATCTTGGGATAGAGTTAATGAGGCCTTTGATAAGGGAGAGATTGTTAAGGGATATATCAAGTGCCGTACTAAGGGCGGTATGATTGTAGATGTATTTGGAATTGAGGCATTCTTGCCTGGTTCTCAGATAGATGTTAAGCCAATCAGAGACTATGATGTATTTGTCAATAAGACAATGGAGTTCAAGGTTGTTAAAATCAATCATGAATTCAGAAATGTAGTTTTGTCTCACAAGACTTTGATTGAGGCAGAACTTGAAGCACAGAAAGCACAGATTATCAGCAAGCTGGAGAAGGGACAAGTTCTGGAAGGAACTGTCAAGAATATCACTTCTTACGGTGTATTTGTTGACCTTGGCGGAGTTGACGGACTTATCCACATCACAGATTTGTCTTGGGGAAGAATCAACAATCCGGAAGAGGTTGTTAAACTAGACCAGAAGATTAATGTTGTTATCCTTGATTTTGATGAGGAGAAGAAGAGAATTGCTCTTGGTTTGAAGCAACTTACACCTCATCCTTGGGATTCTTTGGATCCTAATTTGAAGGTTGGAGATAAGGTAAAGGGCAAGGTTGTAGTCATTATGGATTACGGCGCATTTGTAGAGATTCAGCCTGGTATTGAGGGTCTTATCCACGTATCAGAGATGTCATGGTCTTCTCACCTGAGAAGCGCCCAGGATTTCTTGAAGCTTGGTGATGAGGTTGAAGCACAGGTTCTCACTCTAGACAGAGAAGAGCATAAGATGTCTCTTGGAATGAAACAGCTAAAGGCTGATCCATGGGCAACTATTATGGATAAATATCCTGTCGGGAGCAAACATACTGCCATTGTTAGAAACTTTACAAACTTTGGAGTATTTGTAGAACTTGAGGAAGGTGTTGACGGTCTTGTACATATAAGCGATTTGTCTTGGACTAAGAAGATTAAACATCCTTCTGAGTTTACAGCTCTTGGAGACCAGCTGGAGGTTGTAGTTTTGGAAATTGATAAGGACAACAGAAGATTATCATTGGGCCACAAGCAGTTAGAGGAGAATCCTTGGGACACATTTGAGACTATATTCACAGTTGGTTCTGTTCATAACGGAACAATTGTTTCATTCAATGAGAAGGGTGCAACCGTTGCACTTGAATATGGTATAGAGGGATTTGCACCTGCTAAGGGACTTGTTAAAGAGGACGGCACTACTGCAAAAGCAGAAGAGAAGCTGGACTTCAAAGTTATAGAGTTCAACAAGGGCGCAAAGAAGATTGTTCTTTCTCACTCCAGAATTGCTGAGGATAAGAAGAGAGAGGCTAACGGCGAGAAACCGGTAGCTGAGGCAAAAGCTTCTGAATCAGAGAATACTAAGAAGGCAGTTAAGAAGGTAAAGGCTAACGTTGAGAAGACAACGCTGGGCGATATCTCTGAGCTTGCAGATCTTAAGAAGGAAATGGATAAAGAGGCCAAAGCAGAAAAGGCTGAAAAGAAAGAAGAAAAAGCTGAATAG
- a CDS encoding ribonuclease Z yields the protein MEFSFTTLGTASARPTSNRYPSAHILTIGGRLFLIDCGESAQIQMTRAGLSIARIDNIFISHLHGDHIFGLFGLLSTMDMVGRVSPLHMYAPAEMQSILDFFLHQFGGLKYQVVLHAVKCKEPVKILEFKSLDVYAFPLKHRVETYGYLFKEKAPQQNIIKEKIEEKHLTIEEMARLKEGNNITRDSGETLLSSELTYTPFYPRSFAYCCDTAPFRELPGWVKGVDLMYHEATYGNDLDVLAKSTFHSTAADAAQCAKDACAGKLVIGHYSSRYRSVEVLLAEARKVFPETYLSKEGTKFDIPVKTAVSDTKNLAAH from the coding sequence GTGGAATTTTCTTTTACCACATTGGGTACCGCATCTGCGCGTCCCACTTCTAACAGATATCCAAGCGCTCACATACTAACCATAGGTGGGCGCTTGTTTTTGATAGACTGCGGGGAAAGCGCTCAGATACAGATGACAAGAGCAGGATTATCTATCGCGAGAATAGATAATATCTTTATCTCTCATCTGCACGGGGATCATATTTTTGGTCTGTTCGGACTGCTCTCCACAATGGATATGGTAGGGAGAGTTTCTCCGCTTCACATGTATGCTCCGGCTGAGATGCAGAGCATTCTGGATTTCTTTTTGCACCAGTTTGGCGGGCTTAAGTATCAGGTAGTTCTGCATGCCGTCAAATGTAAGGAGCCTGTTAAAATACTGGAATTTAAATCTTTGGATGTATATGCGTTTCCTCTTAAGCACAGAGTGGAAACATACGGCTATCTTTTTAAAGAGAAGGCGCCGCAGCAAAATATCATTAAAGAGAAAATAGAGGAGAAGCATTTGACTATTGAGGAGATGGCAAGGCTTAAGGAGGGAAATAATATTACTCGCGATAGCGGTGAAACGTTGCTCTCTTCTGAACTCACTTACACGCCGTTTTATCCGCGCAGTTTTGCATACTGCTGTGATACAGCTCCTTTCCGTGAATTGCCGGGATGGGTTAAGGGCGTTGACCTGATGTATCATGAGGCTACTTACGGTAATGATTTGGATGTGCTTGCTAAGAGTACTTTTCATTCTACTGCCGCAGATGCAGCTCAATGTGCCAAAGATGCATGTGCCGGCAAGCTTGTAATAGGCCATTATTCTTCCCGTTACAGAAGCGTGGAAGTCCTTTTGGCTGAGGCGCGTAAAGTGTTCCCGGAAACTTACCTGTCAAAAGAGGGAACGAAATTTGATATCCCTGTTAAGACCGCAGTGTCAGATACCAAAAATTTGGCTGCTCACTAA
- a CDS encoding S41 family peptidase, which yields MSRFLKRLLLSAAIICTAGVYSANAQSYLNTPRTYPSINYNSSDLNFAGAKYKQTLFYLSNFYLDTVNVQKITDNAITKVMQELDPHSVYITAKDVAEMEEPLVGNFDGIGIEYAIINDSLSVQSVIPGGPSEKVGLHAGDKIIKVNGESICGTHLTTKRVLGYLRGDRGTKVNIAILRRGVNEEIDVTITRDKIPLNTVDAAYEISNGIMMIRISRFGAETYNEMMTPLKAYMSAHKGKLRGVILDLRGNPGGYLETALTIANEFLEKGQLILYTEGRAVNRTDDIANGAGILKNIPLAILIDESSASASEIVSGAMQDWDRGTIIGRRSFGKGLVQQEFPLQDGGRLRLTIARYHTPSGRVIQSPYENGEADKYYENVIKRYLSDERFNKDSIKINDSLKFKTLKKGRIVYGGGGIIPDVFMPLDTSFYSKSYIKCVNKGVLTDFVNIYTDNHRKEFNAQYKNMEQFAKDYQVPDSYWNEFLAYSKSHGVEFSEADLKTSGAEIRKNLKGLIVRALYGLDGYLKYDYATDPEVQKALEVLK from the coding sequence ATGTCAAGATTTTTAAAGAGATTATTGTTGTCTGCTGCAATTATTTGTACAGCAGGAGTTTATAGTGCCAATGCGCAGAGCTATCTGAATACTCCGCGCACATACCCTTCAATTAATTATAACTCATCTGATTTGAATTTTGCAGGGGCCAAGTACAAGCAGACTTTGTTCTATCTCTCTAATTTTTACCTGGATACGGTGAATGTCCAGAAGATTACGGATAATGCAATTACAAAGGTGATGCAGGAGCTGGACCCTCATTCTGTTTACATTACTGCTAAGGATGTGGCGGAGATGGAGGAGCCTTTGGTAGGAAATTTTGACGGAATAGGAATAGAGTATGCTATTATAAATGATTCATTATCAGTACAAAGTGTTATTCCGGGAGGTCCTTCTGAAAAAGTGGGACTGCATGCAGGCGATAAAATTATAAAAGTCAACGGGGAGTCTATTTGCGGTACGCATCTGACTACCAAGCGTGTGCTGGGTTATCTTAGAGGGGACCGCGGTACAAAAGTTAACATTGCAATTTTAAGAAGGGGAGTGAACGAAGAGATTGATGTTACAATTACCAGAGATAAGATTCCTTTGAATACGGTTGATGCTGCCTACGAGATTTCAAACGGTATTATGATGATTCGCATAAGCCGTTTTGGAGCAGAGACTTACAATGAGATGATGACACCGCTTAAAGCGTATATGTCGGCCCACAAGGGGAAACTTAGAGGAGTGATTTTGGACTTGCGCGGTAATCCCGGGGGATATTTGGAAACTGCGTTAACCATTGCTAATGAGTTCCTTGAGAAGGGGCAGCTTATTCTTTATACAGAGGGACGTGCTGTAAATCGTACAGATGATATTGCAAACGGTGCGGGAATTTTGAAAAATATTCCTCTTGCAATTTTGATTGATGAGAGTTCCGCTTCTGCCAGCGAGATTGTTTCCGGCGCAATGCAGGATTGGGACAGAGGCACTATTATTGGCCGCCGCTCATTTGGCAAAGGCCTTGTACAGCAAGAGTTTCCGCTGCAGGATGGAGGACGCTTGCGTCTTACGATTGCCCGTTATCATACTCCAAGCGGCCGTGTAATTCAATCTCCTTATGAAAACGGCGAGGCTGATAAATATTATGAGAACGTTATAAAGAGGTATCTTTCTGACGAGCGCTTTAACAAAGACAGCATCAAGATAAATGACTCCTTAAAGTTTAAAACTCTCAAAAAAGGACGCATTGTTTATGGCGGCGGCGGTATCATTCCTGATGTCTTTATGCCGCTTGATACTTCCTTCTATTCAAAGAGTTACATCAAGTGCGTGAACAAAGGTGTTTTGACAGATTTTGTGAATATTTACACAGATAATCACCGCAAAGAATTTAATGCGCAGTACAAAAATATGGAGCAGTTTGCCAAGGACTATCAAGTTCCCGACAGTTATTGGAATGAATTCCTTGCGTACTCCAAATCCCATGGCGTAGAATTCTCAGAGGCAGACTTAAAAACCTCCGGCGCAGAAATCCGCAAGAACCTCAAAGGCCTTATAGTCAGAGCGCTGTATGGCCTGGACGGCTATCTGAAATATGACTACGCCACAGACCCCGAGGTCCAAAAAGCCCTGGAGGTTCTGAAATAA
- a CDS encoding response regulator transcription factor, whose translation MIKVLFVEDDSGLRFIVKSELEKVIGGYEVTLAPDGKKGLESFAAVCPDVVVTDVDMPVMDGNAMAAMIRKRNPDVPIIILSGLTESNDFKKGYASGVDTYLKKPFTKEQLDGQIKSLLRRANSDKSIYLFKIGHYTFDRSKNVLMFNTSEEKVDNADSSDIKLTPKEADVLEVLCKHKGSIVERSNLMNQVWGADDYFTSRSLDNHILKLRRLLERDAAVKIETYKRTGLMLRD comes from the coding sequence ATGATAAAGGTTCTGTTTGTAGAGGATGATTCCGGGCTCAGGTTTATTGTGAAATCAGAGTTGGAAAAAGTAATTGGAGGCTACGAGGTAACTCTTGCTCCCGACGGTAAAAAGGGACTTGAATCTTTTGCTGCAGTATGCCCGGATGTAGTTGTAACTGATGTAGATATGCCGGTAATGGATGGCAATGCAATGGCTGCTATGATAAGGAAGAGAAATCCGGATGTTCCAATAATCATACTATCAGGATTAACAGAATCAAATGATTTTAAAAAAGGTTACGCTTCCGGCGTTGACACATACCTTAAGAAACCTTTCACCAAAGAGCAGCTGGACGGACAAATAAAATCATTGCTAAGAAGAGCCAATAGTGACAAATCCATATATCTTTTCAAGATAGGACATTACACGTTTGACAGAAGCAAAAATGTGCTGATGTTCAATACATCTGAAGAAAAGGTTGACAATGCAGACAGCAGTGATATAAAGCTGACTCCAAAGGAGGCAGATGTGCTGGAGGTTTTGTGCAAGCACAAAGGAAGCATTGTAGAGCGCAGCAACTTAATGAATCAGGTATGGGGCGCAGATGATTACTTCACCTCACGCAGCCTTGATAATCACATACTTAAGCTGCGCAGGCTGCTTGAAAGAGATGCTGCCGTGAAGATTGAAACCTACAAGCGCACAGGCCTGATGCTGAGAGATTGA
- a CDS encoding HAMP domain-containing histidine kinase, whose product MKKVVEYLSFLAIIAIVPLQMLWVAHTYNEMRTNMYNTVDECFKKAMEEELMNRIDSIRSEQTIFIELSRGGVGLSTNRFVELSSMADTYHSKRDYTSIGTYFAKELALKNIYGLEFLIGESRTDNLFKKISRNFVTVHWDSSQFVEISSSDPTVFEDEGYFAKNTSREFRTHIIPVNSDFSLGAWAIIKNPYKSILKNMWELVVSTFIIIVFVIFCLVKQINIIRRQREIAKMRQDHTYAMIHDMKTPLSSISLISKSLNSNALGDNEQLKGEYLTTLMSEAKHLLDLCNKVLAIAKLEQKRLKFETSRVIIQPVLESLAEKYKVENSDRKINFIIDCSKGKYVDTDKDYLIEALENLIENSIKYSDNEVTIELSSELKGNYIQISVKDNGHGIPPENLKNVFELFERGKNVSEGSGHGIGLNFIYQIVKGQGGDVKIYSELNKFTNVILMYPLKHSIL is encoded by the coding sequence ATGAAGAAAGTCGTTGAATATCTCTCTTTTCTAGCCATTATTGCAATCGTTCCTCTGCAAATGCTGTGGGTTGCGCACACTTACAATGAAATGCGCACCAATATGTACAACACTGTAGATGAGTGCTTTAAAAAAGCAATGGAGGAGGAGCTGATGAACAGAATAGATTCCATCAGGTCAGAGCAGACAATCTTCATAGAACTTTCACGCGGCGGTGTTGGCCTATCAACCAACAGATTTGTTGAACTGAGCAGCATGGCTGACACATATCATAGCAAAAGAGACTACACTTCAATAGGAACGTACTTTGCAAAAGAACTAGCACTCAAAAACATATATGGCCTGGAATTTTTAATAGGAGAATCCAGAACAGACAATTTATTTAAAAAAATTTCTAGAAATTTTGTGACTGTACATTGGGATAGCAGTCAGTTTGTAGAGATATCTTCTTCTGACCCAACGGTTTTTGAAGATGAAGGATATTTTGCAAAGAACACTTCCAGGGAATTCAGAACCCACATAATACCCGTAAATTCAGACTTTTCACTTGGAGCATGGGCAATAATCAAGAATCCTTATAAGAGCATTCTAAAAAACATGTGGGAACTTGTTGTATCAACTTTTATAATAATTGTTTTTGTCATTTTCTGCCTTGTAAAACAAATCAATATTATCAGGCGTCAGAGAGAAATTGCAAAGATGAGGCAGGACCACACTTATGCCATGATACATGATATGAAAACACCTCTAAGTTCAATATCTTTAATTTCAAAAAGCCTTAACAGTAATGCTTTAGGAGATAATGAACAGTTAAAGGGAGAATATCTTACTACGCTGATGTCAGAAGCAAAACATCTTCTGGATTTGTGCAATAAAGTCCTTGCTATTGCAAAACTGGAGCAAAAGAGATTAAAGTTTGAAACATCCAGAGTTATAATACAGCCGGTACTTGAATCTCTTGCAGAGAAATACAAAGTTGAAAATTCAGACAGAAAGATAAACTTCATAATAGATTGCAGCAAAGGCAAATACGTTGACACAGATAAAGATTATCTTATTGAGGCGCTAGAGAATTTGATAGAAAATTCTATCAAATATTCAGACAATGAAGTTACTATAGAATTATCTTCTGAGCTGAAAGGCAATTATATTCAGATTTCCGTAAAGGATAACGGACATGGGATTCCTCCTGAGAATCTTAAGAACGTTTTTGAATTATTTGAAAGAGGAAAAAATGTCTCTGAAGGAAGCGGCCACGGAATTGGCCTTAACTTTATCTATCAGATAGTTAAGGGCCAAGGAGGTGACGTGAAAATTTACAGTGAATTGAACAAGTTCACTAATGTCATATTAATGTACCCCTTAAAACACAGCATATTATGA
- a CDS encoding GLPGLI family protein gives MKKNNFLFVVIIGATLLFLPLTGYSQGRQRYPIKGSKWTHFAIDTCQYVVTYEFKFCGEMGKTKSGDDIYYDTKRVEVGNRFVRYHTYLGERMDSLGHVYSKEYSWHDKLGVNNNPTWEDVYFNYPKSGELFFTSLLINYEYCYVGPIPKMEWKMIDGQDTTIINHKCYMATTDFCGRHYIAWFAPDIPIQYGPYKFNGLPGMILKIEDSEKFFRWTAISLVTPRTIKPMYFEQAKTVVKTDRKGYLKMLNMFWKDPGMFYKSQGARVYVGGIGYLQPGQVSLPQIPEIENE, from the coding sequence ATGAAAAAAAATAATTTTTTATTTGTTGTGATTATTGGGGCAACATTATTATTTCTGCCATTAACTGGGTATTCTCAGGGCAGACAGCGTTATCCGATCAAGGGTAGCAAGTGGACTCATTTTGCGATAGATACTTGCCAATATGTTGTGACGTATGAGTTTAAATTTTGCGGTGAGATGGGCAAGACCAAGAGTGGAGACGATATCTATTACGATACCAAACGCGTGGAAGTCGGGAACAGGTTTGTGCGCTATCATACTTACCTTGGTGAAAGGATGGATTCTCTGGGTCATGTCTACAGTAAGGAATATTCATGGCATGACAAGCTTGGTGTGAATAATAATCCCACGTGGGAGGATGTATATTTTAACTATCCTAAGAGTGGGGAACTTTTTTTTACCTCTTTGCTGATAAATTACGAATACTGTTATGTTGGACCGATCCCAAAGATGGAATGGAAAATGATTGACGGTCAGGATACTACAATTATTAACCATAAGTGTTATATGGCAACAACTGATTTTTGCGGGCGCCATTATATTGCATGGTTTGCACCAGATATTCCAATCCAATACGGCCCGTACAAGTTTAATGGTCTTCCGGGAATGATATTAAAGATAGAGGATTCAGAGAAATTTTTTAGGTGGACCGCAATAAGTCTAGTCACACCGAGAACTATCAAGCCTATGTATTTTGAGCAGGCAAAAACGGTGGTAAAGACGGATAGAAAAGGGTATTTGAAGATGTTGAACATGTTTTGGAAAGATCCAGGTATGTTCTATAAATCACAGGGTGCCAGGGTTTATGTTGGAGGAATAGGATATTTGCAGCCTGGACAGGTGTCACTTCCGCAAATTCCTGAGATTGAGAATGAATAA
- a CDS encoding HAMP domain-containing histidine kinase — MGKFIKYLSFAAILSIVPLQVIWLFTNYKSYEKSLYYDFELCLRESLDIELTNRINSMKGHDALAIGVSDDERVVSTDDYSVYNDFVSKEYHRPIVLENVKKILEEKLHSRGVDKPLIKLGIFSTDSSLYAKKINYFANKNAGFAKKFYSQIIPLYADYSYGVQAVFHNPYYVVIRKMFWLLLFSMIVMLFVIICLILQIRIIIKQSVISKMRQDHTYAIVHDMKTPLTAIMLAGKTMNILYDNNKIPPKHYLDNICNESENLKRQCDKILTIAKLNSKKIAFNFSEVNVFNLFLEIADKYSFIKIKKILFEYDVKAVKVITDIDYLSEMIINLIDNSIKYSGESVKIILASCQNANNIEISVTDNGLGIPHDKKCVLYKQFERGDNATGKSGYGLGLHYVYIVMKALGGSMKIESELKKYTKIILAFPQRKAYNPHP, encoded by the coding sequence GTGGGAAAATTTATAAAATATTTATCATTTGCAGCAATACTTTCTATTGTACCCTTACAAGTAATATGGTTATTTACTAATTACAAGTCCTATGAAAAAAGTTTGTACTATGATTTTGAGTTGTGTTTAAGAGAGTCTCTTGATATTGAATTAACCAATAGAATTAATTCAATGAAAGGGCATGACGCACTGGCTATAGGAGTGTCTGACGATGAACGTGTGGTTTCCACTGACGATTATTCTGTTTATAATGATTTTGTTTCTAAAGAATATCATAGACCGATTGTGCTTGAGAATGTAAAAAAAATCTTGGAGGAGAAATTACATTCCAGGGGTGTAGATAAGCCTTTAATTAAGTTGGGAATTTTCAGCACAGACAGCTCGTTATACGCAAAAAAAATAAATTATTTCGCAAACAAGAATGCAGGTTTTGCTAAAAAGTTTTATTCTCAGATAATTCCACTATATGCAGATTATTCATATGGGGTGCAAGCTGTTTTTCATAATCCTTATTATGTTGTAATAAGAAAAATGTTTTGGCTATTGCTTTTTTCAATGATTGTTATGCTATTTGTCATTATTTGTTTGATTCTGCAAATTAGGATAATTATAAAGCAAAGTGTTATTTCTAAAATGAGACAAGACCATACGTATGCTATTGTGCATGATATGAAAACCCCGTTAACAGCAATAATGCTGGCAGGAAAAACAATGAATATACTTTATGATAATAATAAAATTCCGCCAAAACATTATTTGGACAATATTTGCAATGAATCTGAAAATTTAAAAAGGCAGTGTGACAAAATATTGACTATAGCAAAGCTGAACAGTAAGAAAATAGCATTTAATTTTTCAGAGGTAAATGTCTTTAACCTCTTTTTGGAAATTGCTGATAAGTATTCATTTATTAAGATAAAGAAGATATTATTTGAGTATGATGTGAAAGCTGTTAAAGTGATTACAGATATTGATTATTTATCTGAGATGATCATAAATTTAATTGATAACTCAATAAAATATTCTGGTGAATCGGTAAAAATAATATTAGCTTCTTGTCAGAATGCAAATAATATAGAAATTTCTGTAACCGATAACGGCTTAGGTATCCCACATGATAAGAAATGTGTTTTGTATAAACAGTTTGAAAGGGGGGATAACGCCACAGGGAAAAGTGGGTATGGGCTTGGTCTTCACTATGTTTACATTGTAATGAAAGCCTTGGGCGGAAGTATGAAAATTGAAAGTGAATTGAAAAAATACACTAAGATTATCCTTGCTTTTCCTCAACGGAAAGCATATAACCCTCACCCCTAA
- a CDS encoding response regulator transcription factor yields MIKLLLVEDSISLCRTIKASLEDLYGDYEVICAYNGKDGLSLVKGARPDIIATDIDMPEMDGNKMIDLIRERGNNTPIIVLTGRMDLTHQIGADAYIKKPFDAIQLNMNIRSILQSRGYGYKDKYLIGKYVFIPPLNLIRYETNEQAITHTESKILEMLCRNIGNVVKRTNITETLWNRDDEGSYHNLDTRIFAIRKYFNNDDTVKIENIRGEGYMLSVEEKQG; encoded by the coding sequence ATGATTAAATTACTGTTAGTTGAGGATAGCATTTCATTGTGCCGAACAATTAAGGCTTCATTAGAAGATTTGTACGGTGACTATGAAGTAATTTGCGCATACAATGGAAAAGATGGACTATCTTTAGTAAAGGGAGCAAGGCCTGACATCATTGCAACAGATATTGATATGCCTGAAATGGATGGGAACAAAATGATTGACTTAATAAGAGAACGAGGAAATAACACCCCCATTATTGTGTTAACAGGCAGAATGGATTTGACACATCAAATTGGTGCAGATGCATATATTAAAAAACCTTTTGATGCAATACAACTTAACATGAATATCAGATCAATCCTTCAGTCAAGGGGATATGGATATAAGGATAAATATTTAATAGGCAAATACGTATTCATTCCGCCACTTAATCTAATCAGGTATGAAACAAACGAACAAGCAATAACACATACTGAATCTAAGATTTTAGAGATGCTTTGTAGGAATATTGGAAATGTAGTTAAACGGACCAACATCACAGAAACATTATGGAATCGCGATGATGAAGGTTCATATCATAATCTAGATACAAGGATATTTGCCATTAGGAAATATTTTAATAATGACGACACTGTCAAGATAGAAAACATTAGGGGTGAGGGTTATATGCTTTCCGTTGAGGAAAAGCAAGGATAA
- a CDS encoding GLPGLI family protein: MIRKFSMLITLLLSTLPCLAQLYHTYPRDVASKKVIGKYDLSVVYKFSYEQDTISKVKMFDIEKLEVGNSFSRYFSRDADIVDSLMYKNRLFPVKNKVGADHYEYSMNRQPYEKERYSDIYMNYPSKGTLLSRVAIVNTEYEYCEPVNAFVWQYSDSVANVLGYNCKIAFTSFRGRNYKVYYTEEIPVSYGPWKFYGLPGLIMKVEEKSDTFIWEAIGVSQKDGDIYIFDPSVGRTMPSVPYMKIKKTTRAIVQKLEKLEWQDPLYLLQLHGKHIQGYMTQNPHTKEFKMGDIKDINPSGFMDPYVPPLELE, translated from the coding sequence ATGATAAGAAAATTTTCTATGCTTATTACTTTGTTGCTATCAACACTGCCATGTCTTGCACAACTATATCATACGTATCCAAGAGACGTAGCAAGCAAAAAGGTAATAGGCAAATATGATTTGTCTGTAGTGTACAAATTTAGTTACGAGCAAGATACAATTTCTAAGGTTAAGATGTTTGACATAGAAAAGCTAGAAGTTGGAAATTCCTTTTCACGATATTTTAGCCGAGATGCGGATATTGTAGATTCTTTAATGTACAAAAACCGTTTATTCCCCGTTAAAAATAAGGTTGGGGCAGACCATTATGAGTATAGTATGAATAGACAACCATATGAAAAAGAGAGATATTCAGATATATACATGAACTATCCATCCAAGGGAACTCTTCTTTCAAGGGTTGCAATTGTTAATACAGAATATGAATACTGTGAGCCTGTGAATGCATTTGTATGGCAGTATTCAGATTCAGTAGCAAACGTATTAGGCTATAACTGTAAGATAGCATTCACATCTTTTAGAGGTCGCAATTATAAAGTCTATTACACAGAGGAGATTCCAGTAAGCTACGGCCCTTGGAAATTTTATGGATTGCCCGGATTAATAATGAAAGTAGAGGAGAAAAGTGATACGTTTATTTGGGAAGCTATAGGCGTATCACAAAAAGATGGAGATATCTACATTTTTGACCCATCCGTAGGGCGTACCATGCCAAGTGTTCCGTATATGAAAATTAAAAAAACGACACGTGCAATTGTTCAAAAACTTGAGAAATTGGAGTGGCAAGACCCGCTTTATTTGCTTCAACTCCACGGCAAACATATTCAGGGGTATATGACACAAAATCCTCATACAAAAGAGTTTAAAATGGGAGATATAAAAGATATAAATCCATCAGGATTTATGGATCCTTATGTTCCGCCATTGGAGTTAGAGTAA